In the Aneurinibacillus soli genome, one interval contains:
- a CDS encoding normocyte-binding protein, producing MKEIVLDRLQKIEDLEQRKLLKSIMTGVFLPLVEYQEEMNRKLEERVFQEIAETEDRYDIYTTVCPRDELDPLHEFLYPMLQQDLENTLPDIASIRAGLNQREEVKLLTVFLSCDFLKMKELIEHPRVFSGKLVTTQGTRNIHVRLKQNRAYIQEIEALHTIFQRNGVVWKTINHPYAYKFFDVLLISCEGEIAEEEEITEISVHLEEYEPYKKIDIIPLWNIERLTLKNLGFPIPADDRVNYEHVLSVRKTGTAHGYLVDGDETNIRYSKRTPEEITIVSPREKSGTWDVRKITQPTQGGISGRQAYELLSNQKRKDRFLDGFASKQATVVRARGEIMRIIHSFEAADCFELTHIEVGTMPDRVAETYNMNLFLIDSIRLESEKKTIRLHFTAHTANRFILHDIMSFLVSEVQMYFPDYKCEGVLS from the coding sequence ATGAAAGAGATTGTACTTGACCGATTGCAGAAAATCGAAGATCTCGAACAGCGCAAACTATTAAAAAGCATCATGACAGGTGTTTTTTTGCCGCTTGTAGAGTATCAGGAAGAAATGAACCGCAAGCTAGAGGAGCGAGTCTTCCAGGAAATAGCCGAAACCGAGGACCGCTACGACATTTATACAACGGTATGCCCGCGCGATGAGCTCGACCCACTTCATGAATTCTTGTATCCGATGCTTCAGCAAGACCTTGAGAACACGCTACCTGATATCGCAAGCATCCGGGCCGGGCTGAATCAGAGAGAAGAAGTCAAACTGTTGACCGTATTTTTATCATGCGATTTTTTGAAAATGAAAGAGCTTATCGAGCATCCTAGAGTGTTCAGCGGTAAACTCGTGACCACACAGGGGACGCGAAACATTCATGTTCGCCTAAAGCAGAACCGGGCGTACATTCAGGAAATCGAAGCGCTTCATACGATTTTCCAGCGGAATGGAGTTGTGTGGAAAACGATCAACCATCCATACGCCTATAAATTTTTTGATGTGCTGCTGATTAGCTGTGAAGGAGAGATTGCAGAAGAAGAGGAGATTACAGAAATCAGTGTGCATCTGGAAGAATACGAGCCGTACAAAAAGATTGATATAATCCCGCTCTGGAATATTGAGAGGCTCACCTTAAAAAACCTCGGCTTCCCGATCCCGGCCGATGACCGGGTGAATTACGAGCATGTGCTGTCGGTACGCAAAACCGGGACAGCACACGGCTATCTCGTAGACGGAGACGAGACAAACATCCGGTACAGCAAACGCACACCAGAAGAAATCACGATCGTCTCGCCCCGTGAAAAATCCGGTACGTGGGACGTACGCAAAATCACGCAGCCGACCCAGGGCGGAATAAGCGGCAGACAGGCATACGAGCTTCTGTCCAACCAAAAAAGAAAAGACCGTTTCCTCGACGGCTTCGCCAGTAAACAGGCAACCGTAGTCAGAGCCAGAGGAGAGATCATGCGGATCATTCATTCCTTTGAAGCGGCTGACTGCTTCGAGCTGACTCATATCGAGGTCGGAACAATGCCGGATCGAGTTGCGGAAACGTATAACATGAACCTGTTCCTCATCGATTCCATTCGGCTAGAAAGCGAGAAAAAAACAATTCGGCTCCATTTTACAGCGCATACAGCGAATCGCTTCATTCTACACGATATCATGAGCTTTCTTGTATCCGAAGTACAAATGTATTTTCCTGATTACAAGTGTGAAGGGGTATTGTCGTGA
- a CDS encoding iron-dependent peroxidase, with protein MVVNYIWEAIIKAEQNGGNPKDVCFAVADVYSPYMEVSNVMINTWVVEERVEINPYYRFYDIFRDVFDPNNNEHMELRQQLFDILIHFLADIDRMQGMNKREYYSRFVIHDMESGMFGDSCREKSKLFSQAEKEVISANLLRLYETGEALHLFKDTVHKLFKNSILYTNQEGKDELLLYIGQTETSVARDKLTLLETIFLPLPFHTEVYWGYHFGMIDVEETMQIDSIALY; from the coding sequence ATTGTCGTGAACTATATCTGGGAAGCGATCATAAAAGCAGAACAGAACGGAGGCAACCCAAAAGACGTCTGCTTCGCCGTCGCCGACGTGTACTCTCCTTATATGGAAGTAAGTAACGTCATGATCAATACCTGGGTCGTAGAAGAGCGGGTCGAGATCAACCCGTATTATCGCTTCTATGACATCTTCCGGGATGTATTCGATCCGAATAACAACGAACATATGGAACTGCGCCAGCAGCTGTTCGATATTCTCATTCATTTCCTCGCTGATATTGATCGAATGCAAGGGATGAACAAGCGGGAGTACTATAGCAGATTTGTCATTCATGACATGGAGAGTGGAATGTTCGGGGATAGCTGTCGGGAGAAGAGCAAGCTATTCAGCCAGGCTGAGAAGGAAGTTATTTCCGCTAACCTGCTGCGGCTGTATGAAACGGGAGAAGCGTTGCATTTGTTCAAGGATACGGTGCACAAGTTATTCAAGAACTCGATTCTGTACACCAACCAGGAAGGCAAAGATGAATTGCTTCTCTATATCGGTCAGACCGAAACGAGCGTAGCGAGAGACAAGCTGACATTGCTTGAGACAATTTTCCTTCCGCTGCCGTTTCATACAGAGGTGTACTGGGGATATCATTTCGGAATGATTGATGTGGAAGAAACGATGCAAATCGACAGCATCGCATTGTACTGA
- a CDS encoding acetate and sugar kinases/Hsc70/actin family protein, producing MSYSYKLHLHKNGHKEERSTIRYTRSELEDMTTFQLRNICYKEKLVKGLTNTLDREALIQTILRFKSAEESLLIDEFQEGGFERVEDVLRQYLQTPLSGGGEIKIPARMMIYTGLRIDRLDQYRVEGAGSLTDSNVLIVNDHMELCGILHLVQDEVDGSYYLTTKNEVEIRRTTNKNYSLLFFRKQDSEYIYRAYYHASPMPPANLHYYKIPIADLEFRELEQTETVLAIDFGTSNTTAGAFLDNHYVSIPCSNDLLNGRIQLGSINFVTFPDRTGKDVEWIEILPTVVGIADCADPQHVTYHFGYEALKYMRKNGYSGHASVFHGIKRWVNRYKKTEEVMDGHGNTAFVKRSDILRAYMLHVIQTAEHQFKCRFKNLHISSPVKLKTQFLDMFTDILPEYHIESASALDEGMAVLFNTIAAQIEKNQFLDGEEYKALVIDCGGGTTDLSSCRFRIEDGRISYKVDIHTNYENGDTNFGGNNITYRIMQFMKIIFAEYYSTGRVRMDMDSLIPVPSTDIFRRVDEYGVQAVYEAFDAAYVEAENIIPTRFTEYENRTRDEYQRVKNNFYFLWEIAEEMKKEFFQKTGILRNRFYAESEHRREHDLKITPVDRWFLSVRENERFTDRYECPDVVFTITEINQLIRSDIYEIVRKFLEGFYEEGKLQEYAIIKLTGQSCRIDVFREALKEFVPGRSIEFRQKADDTGKVPDLKLACLRGAIRYVSARKAGAIEASITNHAPIVPYSVTAFTHNQREKILIRNQEMLSQIQGSISRPIDVMEIEFNVKGMEGNLRQKNIYQNNIENYIPVLYQDIKKKYDEKILQDDTDSIVNGEVKFFIFAGEDNWGFHVVPIARQQEQLYVGEKKFFAFENDLSELDYFDGWK from the coding sequence ATGAGCTATTCGTACAAGCTGCATCTGCATAAAAACGGACACAAAGAAGAGCGAAGCACAATACGCTATACGCGAAGTGAGCTGGAGGATATGACGACTTTTCAGCTTCGCAACATTTGTTATAAAGAGAAGTTGGTGAAAGGCTTGACTAACACACTGGACCGGGAAGCGCTCATTCAGACGATTCTGCGGTTCAAAAGCGCGGAGGAAAGTCTGTTAATCGATGAGTTTCAGGAAGGTGGATTCGAGAGAGTAGAAGACGTTCTGCGGCAGTATTTGCAAACCCCGCTGTCTGGGGGCGGAGAAATTAAAATTCCAGCCCGCATGATGATCTATACCGGCTTACGGATCGATCGCCTCGATCAATACCGGGTAGAAGGGGCCGGCAGCCTGACGGATTCGAATGTACTGATCGTTAACGATCATATGGAACTGTGTGGCATCTTGCATCTCGTGCAGGATGAAGTGGATGGCAGCTATTATCTCACAACAAAGAATGAGGTAGAAATTCGCCGGACCACCAACAAAAACTACAGCCTGCTTTTTTTCCGTAAGCAGGATTCGGAGTACATATACCGGGCGTACTACCACGCTTCCCCGATGCCACCTGCTAATCTGCATTACTATAAAATCCCGATTGCCGATCTGGAATTCCGGGAGCTTGAGCAAACAGAGACGGTATTGGCGATTGACTTCGGAACATCCAATACAACAGCTGGAGCCTTTCTCGACAACCACTACGTCTCCATACCATGCAGCAACGATCTGCTCAACGGACGCATTCAGCTTGGTAGCATCAACTTCGTCACGTTTCCTGATCGGACAGGCAAAGACGTGGAATGGATTGAGATTTTGCCGACGGTAGTCGGTATAGCGGATTGTGCCGACCCGCAGCACGTCACGTACCACTTTGGCTATGAAGCGCTGAAATATATGCGGAAAAATGGCTACAGCGGTCATGCCAGTGTATTCCACGGCATCAAGCGATGGGTGAATCGGTACAAGAAAACCGAGGAAGTCATGGACGGACACGGCAACACCGCTTTCGTAAAGCGAAGCGATATCCTGCGGGCATACATGCTGCATGTCATTCAAACGGCGGAGCATCAATTCAAGTGTCGGTTCAAAAATTTACACATTTCAAGTCCAGTCAAGCTGAAAACACAGTTTCTGGACATGTTTACCGACATCCTGCCGGAATACCACATCGAGTCCGCCAGTGCACTCGATGAAGGGATGGCGGTGCTGTTCAATACGATTGCGGCTCAGATTGAGAAAAATCAGTTCCTCGATGGCGAAGAGTATAAGGCCCTTGTCATTGATTGTGGGGGCGGGACAACGGATCTATCATCGTGCCGCTTTCGCATTGAAGATGGACGAATTTCGTATAAGGTCGACATTCACACCAACTACGAAAACGGAGATACGAACTTCGGCGGCAACAACATCACGTACCGGATCATGCAGTTTATGAAAATCATCTTTGCGGAGTACTACAGCACCGGACGGGTACGGATGGACATGGACAGTCTGATTCCCGTGCCGAGTACCGACATTTTCCGGCGTGTGGATGAGTATGGGGTACAGGCGGTATATGAGGCGTTCGATGCTGCTTATGTAGAAGCCGAGAACATCATTCCAACTCGCTTTACCGAATACGAGAATCGGACGCGTGATGAATATCAGCGCGTGAAAAACAACTTCTATTTCCTGTGGGAAATCGCAGAGGAGATGAAAAAAGAGTTCTTCCAAAAGACCGGTATTCTGCGCAACCGCTTCTACGCAGAGAGTGAGCACCGGCGCGAACATGATCTGAAGATTACCCCGGTGGACCGCTGGTTTTTATCCGTCCGGGAGAATGAACGCTTTACAGATCGGTATGAGTGCCCGGATGTTGTGTTTACGATTACGGAAATTAATCAGCTGATTCGATCCGACATTTATGAGATCGTCCGCAAGTTCCTCGAAGGCTTCTATGAGGAAGGAAAGCTTCAGGAATACGCGATCATCAAGCTGACCGGTCAGTCGTGCCGCATCGATGTGTTCCGGGAAGCACTCAAGGAATTCGTACCGGGGCGAAGCATCGAATTCCGACAGAAGGCGGATGACACGGGCAAGGTGCCGGACCTAAAGCTTGCCTGCCTGCGCGGAGCGATCCGGTATGTGAGCGCCCGAAAAGCAGGGGCAATCGAAGCCAGCATCACGAATCATGCCCCGATCGTTCCGTACTCGGTCACTGCGTTCACTCATAATCAGCGAGAGAAGATATTAATCCGAAACCAAGAAATGCTTAGTCAGATTCAGGGTTCAATATCCAGACCTATAGATGTTATGGAGATAGAATTCAATGTCAAAGGAATGGAAGGAAACTTACGACAAAAAAATATATATCAAAATAATATAGAGAATTATATACCTGTGTTATATCAAGATATTAAGAAAAAATACGATGAAAAAATTCTGCAGGATGATACTGACTCTATTGTAAATGGAGAGGTGAAGTTCTTTATTTTTGCGGGAGAAGATAATTGGGGGTTTCATGTAGTACCTATTGCGAGGCAACAGGAGCAATTATATGTAGGAGAGAAAAAATTCTTCGCTTTTGAAAATGATTTGTCTGAATTAGATTACTTCGACGGGTGGAAGTAA